The genome window CCGTGACATGGCCCAGGGCGCGCTCGACCTCGGCCGTCGCCGCGGCGCCGCTCGACCAGAACATCGGCCGGTAGTCGAGGTCCAGGACGGTGAGCGGCCTGCGGCCCCGCGCCTCCCACGCCACGTGGTGCGCGGTGCGGCTGGGGTCGCGGGAGAGTCCGGTGACCGTCGACCAGTAGATGCGGGCCCGGCTGATCGCGTCGAGGTCGAGGTCCTTCGCGGTGATCGCGAGATCGGGCGCGAGCGGGTCGCGGTAGAAGTACAGCGGGAAGTCGTCCGGCGGGAAGATCTCGCAGAACGTCACCGGTGTCTTGAGAGTGCCGACCGTGCCGACGAACCGGTCGTCGACGCCGAGCCGGCGCAGCTCGCGATGCGCGTAACGCCCGAACGGGTCGTCGCCCACGGCCGTGACCACCGCCGAGCGGAGGCCGTGCCGGGCTGCGGCGATCGACACGTTGGTCGCGCTGCCGCCGAGGAACTTGCCGAAGGTCTCGACATCCTCCAGGCCCACGCCGTCTTGCAGCGGGTAGATGTCGACACCGATGCGCCCGATGGTGATCAGGTCGAACGGCTGCCCCTGCTCGGTCATGTCGTGGAACTCCTTCGTCGGGCCTGTGCTGTGCTCGCTGATCACAGCCTACACCGTATGTTCTATCAAACTGACAAGCTTTCTGCCACTATGGAAGGGATCATTCGTCCTGAACCACCGGAGGACCCCATGCCCCTCGTCCGCATCGAACTGCAGGAGGGCCGCACGCCCGCCGCCGTCCGCGCCATCGCCGACGCCGTCCACGCCGCGATCGTGAGCGAGTACCGCATCCCCGTGCGCGACCGCTTCCAGATCATCGCGGAGCGGCCGGCCGGATCGATCATCGCGGAGGACGCCGGGCTCGGCTTCGACCGCACCGACGGCGTCGTGGTCATCCAGATCTTCACGCAGCGCGGTCGGGCGGCGGAGGCCAAGCAGGCCCTGTTCGCCGAGATCGCGCGACAGCTCGCAGCGGTCGGGGTGGCCGGGGAGGACGTCTTCATCGGCTATGTCGAGAACGGCCCGGAGGACTGGTCCTTCGGCTTCGGCCGGTCGCAGTACCTCACCGGAGAACTCGCGGTCCCGAGCGCGTCGGCCGCGTGACCGTCCCATGAGGCTCGGCCGTCCCGGCGCTCAGGGCAGGGAACGTTGCGGGTGGGGCGCGATGACGACGTGGTGGAGGACTCTGGAAATCGAACCAGACAAGTCGCCCCGATAGGCGAGTCCCCCCGGACCTCCCCCACCTTACGCTGTCGAGCGCTCCGTCGTCGTCTCCTGCGTCGTGTCCGCCGTGTCCGCCGTGTCGGCTGTGCCGGCCAGCGCGCCGAGCAGTGGCAGCTTCTCCGCGTCCGCCTCGGTCGCGGCGTGGTAGAGCACGAGGACGATCCCGTCGGTCCCGGTGACCTGCAGCTTCTCGCGGTGCACGGTGACCGGCCCGACTTGGGGATGCCGGAAGGCGAAGGTCGCGCCCTGGCGTTCGCGGACGTCGTGCCTGCTCCACAGCCGGCGGAAGGTCGGGCTCGCGATCGACAGCTCCCCGACCAGCTCGACCACGCGCGCGTCGTCCGCGTCGGCGCCGACCGAGCGGCGGAAGCCGGCGATGAGCACGGCGGACGCGGCCTCCCAGTCGGGGAACAGCGCCTGCTCGGCCGGATCGAGGAAGACGTCGCGCATCCGGTTGCGGCCGGGCACCAGCCGCGGTGACAGCGCAGTGGCGAGGGAGTTGGCGGCGAGGACGTCCAGGTACCGGCCCTCCACGAACGCCGGAAACGGGAGCTGCGGCACGAGAGCGGCCAGGCTCTCGGGGAGCGTCTCCGCCCGCGGGCGGCGCGGGCGCCGCGGCGCGCGGTCGCTTTCCGGCAGGCCGAGCAGGTACGCCGTCGCCTCGTCGTCGAGCTGCAGCACGCGCGCGATCGAGCGCAGCACCTGCCCGGACGGGTTGCGGTCGCGCCCCTGCTCCAGCCGGAGGTAGTACTCGGCGCTGATGCCGGACAGCATCGCGACCTCCTCGCGGCGCAGGCCGGCGACCCGGCGCGTGCCGAGCACGGGGATCCCGACGCTCTCCGGCGAGACCAGCTCGCGGCGGGCGCGCAGGAACTCCCCCAGCAGGTTGCCCGGGCCCTCCGACTGCACGTTCATGCGGTCCACGCTACGCGGGCCCGGCGCCGTCCCGGCTGTCCCTCCCACTACCAGTGTGGACAGGGGCTGGCTGCCTCCGACGGGCTGGGGAAGCATCGAAAGGTCAGCACCCCACCAACCGAAAGGACCCGAGCATGGCCGACCAGCGCATCCTCGTCACCGGCGGCTCCGGCTTCATCGCCGGGCACATCATCCTCCGGCTCCTCGGCAGCGGCCACGAGGTCCGCGCCACCATCCGCTCGCTCGACCGCGAGGACGCCGCGCGCGCAGCCCTTCTGGAAGCCGGGATGACGAACGGCGACGCGCTGCAGTTCGTCGCTGCCGACCTCCTGGACGACGCCGGCTGGGCCGAGGCCGTGACGG of Leifsonia shinshuensis contains these proteins:
- the iolC gene encoding 5-dehydro-2-deoxygluconokinase, which codes for MTEQGQPFDLITIGRIGVDIYPLQDGVGLEDVETFGKFLGGSATNVSIAAARHGLRSAVVTAVGDDPFGRYAHRELRRLGVDDRFVGTVGTLKTPVTFCEIFPPDDFPLYFYRDPLAPDLAITAKDLDLDAISRARIYWSTVTGLSRDPSRTAHHVAWEARGRRPLTVLDLDYRPMFWSSGAAATAEVERALGHVTVAVGNREECEIAVGETEPRRAADALLERGVELAVVKQGPRGVLAKTREETVEVPPYLVEVVNGLGAGDGFGGALCYGLLQDWSLERVIRFANIAGAIVATRRECSTAMPTTAEVESVLKELQNVHS
- a CDS encoding tautomerase family protein → MPLVRIELQEGRTPAAVRAIADAVHAAIVSEYRIPVRDRFQIIAERPAGSIIAEDAGLGFDRTDGVVVIQIFTQRGRAAEAKQALFAEIARQLAAVGVAGEDVFIGYVENGPEDWSFGFGRSQYLTGELAVPSASAA
- a CDS encoding helix-turn-helix domain-containing protein, whose amino-acid sequence is MNVQSEGPGNLLGEFLRARRELVSPESVGIPVLGTRRVAGLRREEVAMLSGISAEYYLRLEQGRDRNPSGQVLRSIARVLQLDDEATAYLLGLPESDRAPRRPRRPRAETLPESLAALVPQLPFPAFVEGRYLDVLAANSLATALSPRLVPGRNRMRDVFLDPAEQALFPDWEAASAVLIAGFRRSVGADADDARVVELVGELSIASPTFRRLWSRHDVRERQGATFAFRHPQVGPVTVHREKLQVTGTDGIVLVLYHAATEADAEKLPLLGALAGTADTADTADTTQETTTERSTA